The following nucleotide sequence is from Cicer arietinum cultivar CDC Frontier isolate Library 1 chromosome 2, Cicar.CDCFrontier_v2.0, whole genome shotgun sequence.
AAACTTATTCAattttatacattattttaattttttttttacaaaaaaaaaaaaatgagagtcTTTAATCCCTATATTTAGTCATTTTTAATAGGACTAAAATTTACCAAAATTTATGTAAGACTAAACTTGAAAAGTCGTGAATTTTATAAAGACTCCATGTTGGCAAACAAGCATTGACAGCATTTTACTTTTAAGATTTAATGTTCAATCTGACTATGATTTgatatatattcatatttgtATTTTCCTTAAATAGTTGGGAATGGCAAGTGCAGTTCAAACTGTGTGTGGACAAGCTTATGGTGCCAAAAAACATGCAGCAATGTGCATTACATTGCAAAGAGCAATCATCTTACATTTTGGTGCAGCAGTGTTTCTCACATTTCTCTATTGGTTCTCTGGGGATTTTCTAAAAGCCATAGGACAGACAGAGAGCATAGCTGAGCAAGGCCAAGTGTTTGCTCGCGGACTTATTCTTCAACTCTATGCGTTCGCATTGAGCTGTCCAATGCAGAGGTTTCTCCAAGCACAGAACATTGTTAATCCTCTGGCATATATGGCAGTTGGAGTATTTCTTCTGCATGTACTTCTTAGCTGGCTAGTTGTTTATGTTTTAGGCTATGGCCTTCTTGGTGCAGCCCTCACTCTAAGCTTTTCTTGGTGGATTCTTGTCTTGTTAAATGGATTGTACATCATTCTTAGCCCAAGATGCAAGGAAACTTGGACTGGCTTCACTATGAAAGCCTTCATAGGAATTTGGCCTTACTTCAAGCTCACAGTTGCTTCTGCTGTGATGTTATGGTATGACAGCATCCTAATTTTCAGATTTCGATTGCATGCACTCATAACTGCGTACAATTGGCACATGTGTGGTTGTTCAATTAAAAACAAACGATTCAAATTTTATGCttgatattttagaattttttaaaaaaaatattaaatttgcaTATTTTTTGTACTATCTGATCCTAATTGAAGAGTCATCGATTACATGAGTGAATGTAGTTCTAACTGCACATAATCTAAATCCCTAATTTTCACTCTCTTGCATATGTGCATGCCAACACACACATTAACAAACACAGCCACTATTATTTCTCAAAACTTTAGCTCAATTTCAGACCATTTTGTTTTCATAATATGAAATCTATCTTATTGTAGTTTGGAGATATGGTACAGTCAAGGACTAGTGCTTATATCAGGGCTGCTCTCCAATCCAACAGTGGCACTGGATTCTATTTCCATTTGGTATggtaataatttctcttagaatAATCTTTCTTCTATTAGCCAACATGGATTATCTAACCATGATACTATATCCTAATGTACTTCCATTTTCAGCATGAATTACTTAAACTGGGATATGCAAGTTATGTTGGGGCTTGGTGCAGCAGCCAGGTTAGTGACAGTTGACAGAAACAATGCTGTTCATTTAAACAACTTCCACAAAAAACATGCTAAAAATATGTCCTATGCTTGCAGTGTGCGAATTAGCAATGAATTAGGAGCAGCTCATCCAAGAGTAGCAAAATTTTCCGTCTTCATAGTGAATGGAAATAGCATCCTCATTAGCGTAGTTCTCTCCGCTATTATTTTGATATTCCGGGTCGCTTTGAGCAACCTTTTCACTTCTGACTCTGAAGTCATTGAAGCTGTATCTGACTTGACTCCATTGCTTGCCATCTCTGTCCTATTAAATGGCATTCAGCCTATACTGTCAGGTAGTTAAGTTATAAGCACAAGCACAGGATTGGATTTATACATACTTCTGAATATGATACCTTCTTTTGTTTGCTGTTCCTTCGAAAATTTTAGGGGTTGCAATTGGAAGTGGATGGCAAGCTTTGGTTGCTTATGTAAACTTAGCTTGTTACTATGTTATTGGTCTTACTGTTGGATGTGTTCTTGGCTTTAAAACTTCTTTAGAAGTAGTTGTAAGTTTAAAACATTACTCTCACtgataatagtttttaaatttgtttgaaGTTAGTTCATGCAGTGAATGCAATTGTGATTTTTATAGGGCATCTGGTGGGGAATGATCCTTGGAGTTTTTATCCAGACTGTTACATTAATAATTCTAACTGCAAGAACAAATTGGAATGCAGAGGTAATCATCACTTTTGGCCTAGACTAGAATAACTTATCTGTTACGTGTTCCACATGAATTGTTTGCCACTTAGGAAGGTGTTAAACGATTTATAATGTTGTTGTAGGTTGAAAAAGCAATTGTTCGTGTCAGGAGATCTGCTGAAGATGAGACCTTGGATCAACTGGTTTCCAACGTATAGGACATTTATTACTGTAACTTTTCTTTTCTAGGAATGGAAGCAGAACACTTTTAGCAGCAGATTAGTCTTGTTTTTGGACTATAAGGGATTGTTGTTGGGTTTGTTCTGTATGTTCACATAATTTTAAGAATCAAGCAAAGAAAGTCAATTTTCTCTGTTATAAGTGAGCTAAATAAAACCAAAGCCAGATGAATCTAACTAAGGTTTGACTTTCATTAACTAGTAACTACAAGATCAAAGAAAAGGAtatctctaaatataaatataaaatataaatatttcaccATAAAGAGTATTAATATCGTCTTGCTCTccagaaaaaacaaaatttcaggCTCTGCAgctaaaaatattgttattaaaCAGAGAAAACACCAACACATTACCACAGTTATTGGCAAATATAACTAAATGTAATTTCCAAACACCTAATGACGCATTTCTGCACTATTCATGATAATGTACTCACTCAACCTCTAGGAATCACAACATTTCGAGGTACAAAGATTGAACCGTCTACTGTTCAAAACAACATTGAGGGAAGACACGCCACTCATAAGGGGGCAGCATAAGGCATCCATAAGATCAAAAACGAGAGATCAGTAGTGGTATGACTGAACCTTCATCCAACACTGGCTGGAATAAATCTAGCTCACCATATCTCTCTAGGACACGCATCCTGCAATCTTCGGCAGCCATCGTTCCAGTAGAGAATGCACCATGAACAGACCCAGTATATAATACACTTGTTGCTTCCCCTGCAAAGAATAAGTTATCTACAGGAACCCGCAGCCTCTCATACAGACCATGTGGTTTCCCAACTGCATCAAAACTATAGGAACCCAGTGAATTAATATCTGTACCCCACCGAGACACTAGATATTGAATCTGCATAACGGAAACAAACTCACTCAATTCAGCCATATAGCTATCATCAGATAATATCTATGCACAGGAACCTAAATGGATTAAATTGCTAGGATTCTGGAGAGTGGAGATTCCGTTCCTCCAACACTTTTAGAAAGTAATTTTTAGGATTCTGCCTATCATCAGCCATATAGCTAAAATGTACACATTCGAAAGTAAAATGCTAGTCATGATTTTTCTAATTAATTGTTTCAATTCAACACAATCTTAAAAAATGCACTCTTCAGTCTATCACTTTAGAGCAACCAAATCCACTTTGAAGCGCTTA
It contains:
- the LOC101513987 gene encoding protein DETOXIFICATION 41, with the translated sequence MSTMEHHPLLLGLDSNSHIANLSSDAIEEFLEHRPIGLRWWLKLVAWESRLLWILSGASIVVYLFNFMLSFVTLMFSGHLGSLELAGASIANVGIQGLAYGIMLGMASAVQTVCGQAYGAKKHAAMCITLQRAIILHFGAAVFLTFLYWFSGDFLKAIGQTESIAEQGQVFARGLILQLYAFALSCPMQRFLQAQNIVNPLAYMAVGVFLLHVLLSWLVVYVLGYGLLGAALTLSFSWWILVLLNGLYIILSPRCKETWTGFTMKAFIGIWPYFKLTVASAVMLCLEIWYSQGLVLISGLLSNPTVALDSISICMNYLNWDMQVMLGLGAAASVRISNELGAAHPRVAKFSVFIVNGNSILISVVLSAIILIFRVALSNLFTSDSEVIEAVSDLTPLLAISVLLNGIQPILSGVAIGSGWQALVAYVNLACYYVIGLTVGCVLGFKTSLEVVGIWWGMILGVFIQTVTLIILTARTNWNAEVEKAIVRVRRSAEDETLDQLVSNV